TGAGATTCGCTGATGTGTCCAAACGTAACATATTACGTCTCTACATTGGTGTTCTGCTAACGCTTTTGGTCTTATCTAAACCAGATTGAATTGACAAGTATTTAAGTTGGCTGCTTTTAGATTAAATAAGCATTCTGTTCATGATCACCCATCACTTGCTCAATCCACCTCTTACCTTGGCACGAACTTCGATGCTTACTACTATGCCTATAGATATACTCATAAAGAAAGAGCTAAGCTGTAAGACGCTGACCTAAGCATTTCTCAAATAGGGAGTTTCAAGTCTTTTGATTGTCTGACTTAAATCGACCTGCGGTAAACTCTCGCTTTTGTAAATGCTTAGTTTTACGCCCACTTACACGTTCTCGCCACATCCGAAAACTGGATGCTTTCATTTCACGGCGCATCAGGGCTATCACCTGCTTTTCTTCCAAACCGAATTGTTTTTCTATTGCCTCAAATGGTGTTCGGTCTTCCCATGCCATTTCAATGATGCGGTTAACTGTTTCGGAACTAAGTTCTGGTAAGTTCATTGGTAGTTAATAAGTTTGGTAGTCTGTCAATTTTGAGTTGAGGAATAAGTTTAATTTGTCATAAGCGCTGAAGCGCTAACTACGAACTGATACTGATATAGTTATAAGAAAAAATCAGGGCAACTTTGGAGAATTCCAGAATTACCCTGACTTTTAATATTTAGTATAGAGACGCTTTTATGAGAGCGCGTCTCTACATTTAAGCAAACGTTGCGGTTTTCACATCGTTGTTTGCCAACAGTTCTTGCAATTCATCAGCATCCACAGTTTCTTTCTCAACCAGCATTTGCGCGAGTAGGTCGAGAATGTGACGGTTATTCTCCAACACTTGTTTGGAGCGTTGGTAAGCTGTTTCTACCAGCTTGCGGACTTCTTCATCAATGGCAGCTGCGGTTTCTTCTGAAAAATCGCGTTCTGACATGATGTCGCGACCAAGGAACATATTGCCTTGCTGACGACCGAGGGCAACTGGACCTAAGCGATCGCTCATTCCAAAGCGTGTTACCATCTGACGGGCGACACGAGCGACTTGTTGCAAGTCTTGAGCAGCACCTGTGGTGACTTCTTCGTCACCAAAGATGATTTCTTCAGCGAGGCGACCGCCTAATGCCACTGCCATCTGATTTTCTAGATAAGCACGGCTGTACAAGCCAGTGTCCATCCGATCTTCACTGGGGGTAAACCAAGTTAAACCACCAGCCCGACCGCGAGGAATAATGCTAATCTTCTGCACTGGGTCGTAGTCTGGCATCAAAGC
The sequence above is a segment of the Mastigocladopsis repens PCC 10914 genome. Coding sequences within it:
- a CDS encoding TIGR03643 family protein; its protein translation is MNLPELSSETVNRIIEMAWEDRTPFEAIEKQFGLEEKQVIALMRREMKASSFRMWRERVSGRKTKHLQKREFTAGRFKSDNQKT